DNA from Catenulispora sp. MAP5-51:
CGCCGTGACCAAGTAGGGCTGCATCAACCCCTGCATCAACCCCTGTATCAACCCCGGACAAGAACCCAGAAGGAGACCCATGGCTTCCCCGACCGTCTTCACCGGGATCCGCCCCTTCGGCGGCGAGCCCGTCGACCTGGTGGTCGCCGACGGCGTCATCACCCGGATCGCGCGGTTCCGCACCGCCGTCGCGGACACGCCGGGCGCGCGGGTCGTCGACGGCATTCGGCGGATCGCGCTGCCGACCATGGTCGACGCGCACATCCACCCGGACAAGACGGCGTGGGGTGAGCCATGGGTCTCCCGCAAGCGTGCGCTGGGCATCGCCGAACTCGGTCAGGCCGACGCGGAGCTGTTCCGCACCCTGCCGACCCCGGTCGGCGAGCGGGCCCATCGGCTCATGGCGCACGCCGCCACGCAGGGCACCCGCGCGATGCGGGCCCACGCCGACGTCGCCCCGGCCTTCGGCCTGGCCGGCCTGGAAGGCGTGGCCGAGGCCCGGGAGCGGCTGCGCGGGATCGTGGACGTCCAGACCGTCGCCTTCCCGCAGCACGGCGTGCACGTCGCCCCCGGCACCGCCGACCTCATGCGGGAGGCGGCGCGCGCCGGCCTGGCCGACTTCATCGGCGGCATCGACCCGATCGCCTTCGACCACGACCCGACCGGCCAGCTGGACCTGATGTTCGAGCTGGCGGACCGGCACGGCGTCGGCGTGGACCTGCACCTGCACGACACCGGCCGCGACGGCCTCGACGTCTTCGACGGGGTCCTCGAGCGCACCCGCGCCCTGTCCCTGGGCGGCCGGGTCACGGTCAGCCACTCCTTCGCGCTGGTCGGCCTGCCCGAGGCGGAGCTGGACCGGCGGGCCGCGGACCTGGCCGAGGCGGGCATCGGCCTGACCACGGTCGCCCCGGCCGGCCGGACGCTGCCGGTGCGGCGGCTGCGCGAGCTCGGGGTCCAGGTCGGGCTGGGGTCGGACGGTGTCCGGGACTCGTGGTCGCCGTTCGGCAACGCCGACATGCTGCACCGGGCGCATCTGATGGCCCGCTCGCTGCGGGCGCGGGTGGACGAAGACCTCGAACTCGGCTTCCACACGGCCGCGGCCCATGGCGCCGAGCTGCTGGGACTGCCGGTCAGCGACCTGCGGGTGGGCTCGCCGGCGGATTTCTTCCTGGTGCGCGGCGAGTGCCTGGCGCAGGTGGTGGTGGACGTGCCGGCGCGGGAGGTGGTGGTGCGGGGCGGGACGGTCGTCGCGCGGGACGGGGAGCTCGTCAGCGGGTGACGCCGCCCTCGGGCTCGTCCTTGGCTTCGTCCTTGGCTTCGTCCTTGGCTTCGTCCTTGGCTTCGTCCTTGGCTTCGTCGTCCGCTTCGTCCTCCGCTTTGTCATCGGCTTGGTCATCGGCTTCTTCTTCCTCGGCCCGCTCGGCCCGGTGGCGCCGGACGCTCCACACGATCAGCCCGATGATCACCACCGTCGCCACCACCCCGGCCAGGATCCCGCCCACCAGATGCTCGACTCGCGAGTAGGCGGCGCCGGCGAAGTAGCCCAACAGAGTGAATCCGATGCCCCACACCACCCCGCCGAGCGCGTTGAAGAGCAGGAACCTCCGATACGGAAGATGCGACATCGCGGCCAGCGGCGGCATCAGGGCCCGGAAGAAGGAGACGAACCGGCCGAGGAACACCGCCTCGGCCCCGCGGCGCCGGATCAGGGCCCGGGCCTTGTCGATCCGGACCTGGTGCCCGCGCAGCGGCCGGGTTCCCAGCAGCCGCTCCCCGAAGTGGCGCCCCACCTCGTACCCGACACTGTCCCCGGCGATCGCCGCGAACACCACCACCGCGGCGAGCGCCCAGATGTCCACCGTCCCCCGGCTCGCCAGGACCCCGCCGATCACCGCCGCCGTCTCCCCGGGCACCACGAAGCCGACGAACAAGGCGTCCTCGACGAACACCAGAAGGCCCACCACGACGTAGATCAGGGCGGGCGGCAGACTGCTGAGCCAATTGAGCATCGGGCCTACTTACCCCCGCTCATCCGATCCATCATTCGGGCCCGTGTCCGGGTCCTGATCGCGGTGATCCCGCCGACCAGGAAGGTGAAGGTGTAGACGATCTGCACGAGCACCACCGCGCGCCCCAGCTGACCGCTCGGGTGGATGTCGCCGTAACCGACGGTCGCCATGGTGACCCCGGTGAAGTAGAGCGCGTCCAGGCGGGTCTGGAGTCCGACGAACTCCCCGTGGCGCGTGGCCATGGCCCAGTAGCTCGCGGAGAAGGCCAGGGTCGCGGCCCAGGACATGATCAGGATGGCCACTCCCGGGTGCCGGAAGCGGCCGGGCTGGGCGGCCAGGGTGCGGCTGGTGGTCACGACCATGCCGATGGCCAACAAGACGAGGATGCCGACGAGGACCACCCAGGCGAGGACCGGGTGGTCCGGGCCGATCACCTCGAAGGGGAGGATGAAGTAGGCGGTGGTGAGGAGGACGGGGCCGAGGACGCCCACGGCCAAGCGGGTCGGGGAGGGGAACAGGATGCGCCAGCCCGAGACACCGGACTCGCCGGGTCCACGGGACTCGCCGCGCCCTCCCGAGTCACCGGCGCCGCCACCCCCGCCGCGGGCGGCACTGTCGGAACGGCCGGCATCGGCGCGGCCGTCGCCGCCGCTCCCGCCTCCGTC
Protein-coding regions in this window:
- a CDS encoding amidohydrolase, giving the protein MASPTVFTGIRPFGGEPVDLVVADGVITRIARFRTAVADTPGARVVDGIRRIALPTMVDAHIHPDKTAWGEPWVSRKRALGIAELGQADAELFRTLPTPVGERAHRLMAHAATQGTRAMRAHADVAPAFGLAGLEGVAEARERLRGIVDVQTVAFPQHGVHVAPGTADLMREAARAGLADFIGGIDPIAFDHDPTGQLDLMFELADRHGVGVDLHLHDTGRDGLDVFDGVLERTRALSLGGRVTVSHSFALVGLPEAELDRRAADLAEAGIGLTTVAPAGRTLPVRRLRELGVQVGLGSDGVRDSWSPFGNADMLHRAHLMARSLRARVDEDLELGFHTAAAHGAELLGLPVSDLRVGSPADFFLVRGECLAQVVVDVPAREVVVRGGTVVARDGELVSG
- a CDS encoding DedA family protein gives rise to the protein MLNWLSSLPPALIYVVVGLLVFVEDALFVGFVVPGETAAVIGGVLASRGTVDIWALAAVVVFAAIAGDSVGYEVGRHFGERLLGTRPLRGHQVRIDKARALIRRRGAEAVFLGRFVSFFRALMPPLAAMSHLPYRRFLLFNALGGVVWGIGFTLLGYFAGAAYSRVEHLVGGILAGVVATVVIIGLIVWSVRRHRAERAEEEEADDQADDKAEDEADDEAKDEAKDEAKDEAKDEAKDEPEGGVTR
- a CDS encoding potassium channel family protein, which codes for MSEQGEPDERDGGGSGGDGRADAGRSDSAARGGGGGAGDSGGRGESRGPGESGVSGWRILFPSPTRLAVGVLGPVLLTTAYFILPFEVIGPDHPVLAWVVLVGILVLLAIGMVVTTSRTLAAQPGRFRHPGVAILIMSWAATLAFSASYWAMATRHGEFVGLQTRLDALYFTGVTMATVGYGDIHPSGQLGRAVVLVQIVYTFTFLVGGITAIRTRTRARMMDRMSGGK